One genomic window of Bombus fervidus isolate BK054 chromosome 14, iyBomFerv1, whole genome shotgun sequence includes the following:
- the LOC139993939 gene encoding sodium-independent sulfate anion transporter → MPATKKESIPLEEPLTSKKDNSKSSCSIVKYITIIHWLPKYSRLDAISDLVAGFSLGLTLIPQSIAYAALAGLTAQYGLYSCLMGNFVYIFLGTIKEVSIGPSSLMALLTFEYTRNMPVDFIVLFCFLAGCVELLMGLLRLGFLVDFISVPVTSGFTSATSIIIIISQLQGLLGLKFKAHNIVDNLSKIFQNVQNVRIPDFLLGISSIAFLLFFRQLKDIDFGKDNDRSKEKRKKTWLKKFLWFLSICRNALVVLITSTIAFYFEKTGSSPFILSGKIQSGFPKLSVFPLSSQVGNETYTFLDMCSHLGSGIIVLPLVSVLANVAIAKAFASGSSVNATQEMLTLGLCNIFGSFVSSMPTAGAFTRSAVASASGVRTPMAGIYVGMMTLMALSFLTPYFYYIPRSTLAAVLISAVIFMIDLKIIRLLWKGCKRDAVAAIVTFLVSVIFAVELGLLVGALFNLIFFLRSPARPKIEVIQCKTQLGNKYIVLKPDTGLFYPAANYFCNKVMKIIHKYDENNVPFIINCERIQSIDYTAIKGMEIISANVNAEKKRLWFMNVSPRTFNNFEAFANNEHFHFIDEEDKVSSIFHDGLLINNADEVKEQLLENMIGHATFTCANDNKKGTETLPKLVTNSGDDGEEVTLMLTSSPKQT, encoded by the exons ATGCCTGCTACTAAGAAAGAGTCTATCCCGTTGGAGGAACCTCTAACGTCTAAGAAGGATAACAGCAAATCGAGCTGCTcgattgttaaatatataacgataatacATTGGTTGCCAAAATACTCTCGTTTGGATGCCATTTCGGATCTCGTAGCTGGATTTTCCCTAGGATTAACCTTGATCCCTCAAAGTATAGCATACGCTGCACTCGCAGGTTTAACTGCTCAG TATGGTCTTTATTCGTGTCTAATGGGCAACTTTGTCTACATCTTTTTGGGAACGATCAAAGAAGTATCGATTGGTCCTTCGTCCTTGATGGCGCTACTTACCTTCGAATATACCAGAAACATGCCAGTGGATTTTATCGTGCTCTTTTGTTTTCTTGCTGGATGCGTAGAATTGCTGATGGGCCTGCTACGTTTAG gcTTCCTGGTAGATTTTATATCGGTGCCAGTCACGTCAGGCTTCACTTCGGCTActtcaattattataatcatatCGCAATTGCAAGGACTATTAGGATTGAAGTTCAAAGCGCACAATATCGTCGACAATCTGAGCAAGATATTTCAAAACGTGCAAAACGTACGAATACCAGATTTTCTCCTTGGAATTTCCAGTATAGCGTTCCTTCTGTTCTTCAGA CAATTGAAAGACATCGATTTCGGGAAAGACAATGATCGATCAAAGGAGAAACGTAAAAAGACGTGGCTGAAGAAGTTCTTGTGGTTTCTTTCCATCTGTCGCAACGCTTTGGTCGTCCTGATTACTTCAACGATAGCTTTTTATTTCGAGAAGACAGGATCCTCGCCGTTCATTCTTTCAG gaAAGATACAGTCAGGATTTCCCAAGCTCTCTGTATTTCCGCTCTCGTCTCAGGTTGGAAACGAGACCTACACGTTTCTAGACATGTGCTCCCATTTAGGGTCAGGCATAATCGTACTGCCTCTTGTCTCGGTGTTGGCAAACGTAGCCATTGCTAAAGCATTCG caaGTGGTAGCAGCGTAAATGCGACGCAAGAGATGTTAACGCTTGGTTTGTGTAATATATTCGGAAGTTTCGTTTCGTCGATGCCAACTGCCGGAGCGTTCACCAGAAGCGCCGTAGCCTCCGCCAGCGGTGTACGAACGCCTATGGCCGGTATATACGTCG GAATGATGACGTTAATGGCATTGAGTTTCTTGACACCATATTTCTATTACATCCCGCGTTCCACTCTTGCCGCGGTATTGATAAGCGCGGTAATATTCATGATTGACTTGAAGATAATACGTCTGTTATGGAAAGGATGCA AAAGGGACGCGGTTGCAGCGATAGTGACATTTCTAGTTAGCGTGATATTTGCTGTCGAATTAGGACTCTTAGTCGGTGCTCtgttcaatttaatattcttcctTCGATCGCCTGCTAGGCCAAAAATCGAAGTAATTCAATGTAAG ACGCAACTTGGAAACAAATATATAGTACTCAAACCAGACACTGGACTATTTTATCCAGCTGCAAATTACTTTTGCAATAAAGTGATGAAGATAATTCACaaatacgatgaaaataaCGTGCCATTTATTATCAATTGTGAAAGGATACAAAGTATCGACTATACAGCGATCAAG GGTATGGAGATAATATCGGCGAATGTCAACGCCGAGAAGAAGAGGTTATGGTTCATGAACGTTTCTCCAAGAACGTTTAATAACTTCGAAGCTTTCGCGAACAATGAACATTTTCACTTTATCGACGAAGAGGATAAAGTATCTTCCATCTTTCACG ACGGTCTTTTAATAAACAATGCAGATGAAGTGAAAGAACAACTTTTAGAAAACATGATAGGGCATGCAACGTTCACGTGTGccaatgataataaaaaaggtACTGAAACGCTTCCAAAACTCGTGACAAACTCTGGAGATGACGGAGAAGAAGTTACGTTAATGTTGACGTCTTCGCCGAAACAAACATGA
- the LOC139993931 gene encoding farnesyl pyrophosphate synthase-like isoform X2, producing MNSKSNNVDARAYSAIPNTSFISIKDESRELMAIWPDIVRDLTDAARHPDIPDVTKWLVKVLQYNVPCGGKNRALTVVEAYRSLSPPDQITVENLRLIRILGWCIELLQAFFLMIDDIQDHSEMRRNQPCWYLYNDIGLTAINDALMLEMSIYQLLKKHFKTKECYVDLLEQFLSVSLKTEMGQCLDLLSTNFGKKPNLHLFTMDRYNSIVKYKTGYYTFMLPATVAMSFVGIKDPEMYRQAKTILLEMGHLFQVKDDYLDCYGSIEDIGKSGTDIAEGKCTWLIVVALQRATPEQKKIFEECYGQSDVEKVNRVKQLYQELGISNTYAIYEEETYNLLHTHIQQISRGLPHDFFLKLLNRACRKIGRKD from the exons ATGAATTCAAA GTCCAACAATGTCGATGCACGAGCATATTCTGCGATTCCGAATACATCATTTATATCGATTAAGGATGAAAGTCGTGAATTAATGGCAATATGGCCCGATATCGTACGTGATCTCACAGATGCTGCTCGTCATCCCGATATACCAGATGTTACCAAATGGCTAGTGAAg gTATTGCAATACAATGTTCCATGTGGAGGGAAGAATAGAGCGTTAACGGTTGTAGAAGCATACAGATCATTAAGTCCTCCCGATCAAATAACGGTAGAAAATCTTCGTTTAATTCGGATACTGGGCTGGTGCATAGAATTg TTGCAAGCGTTCTTCCTGATGATAGATGATATTCAAGATCACTCAGAAATGCGACGAAATCAACCGTGCTGGTATTTATACAATGACATTGGATTAACGGCTATTAACGACGCTTTAATGCTGGAAATGTCTATATATCAACTCCTTAAGAAACATTTTaagacaaaagaatgttatgtagATCTCTTAGAACAATTTCTATCC gtTTCTTTAAAAACGGAAATGGGTCAATGTCTAGATTTATTATCAACAAATTTTGGAAAGAAACCGAATCTACATCTATTTACTATGGATAGATATAAttctattgtaaaatataaaacaggtTACTATACGTTTATGTTACCAGCCACTGTTGCTATGAGTTTT gTTGGTATAAAAGATCCCGAAATGTATAGGCAAGCAAAAACAATTTTGTTAGAAATGGGACATCTTTTTCAAGTAAAAGATGATTATTTAGATTGTTATGGTAGTATAGAAGACATTGGAAAATCTGGTACAGATATAGCAGAGGGAAAATGTACATGGCTTATTGTTGTAGCTTTACAACGTGCTACACCAGagcaaaagaaaatttttgag GAATGTTATGGGCAATCTGATGTAGAAAAAGTAAATCGTGTAAAACAACTCTATCAGGAGCTTGGTATATCAAATACTTATGCTATTTACGAAGAAGAAACATATAACTTActacatacacatatacaacAAATATCTCGTGGACTTCCAcatgatttctttttaaagttaCTTAACAGAGCATGTCGTAAAATAGGCCGAAAGGActaa
- the Ndufv3 gene encoding NADH:ubiquinone oxidoreductase subunit V3 — MLRLHLNDLLKQKQNLILLRYLSSQAKSKSQVKSKSSKINPNIVGLSEKCCKIPNTPVGPRAAKDKEYKNPEYFCYHIDTFGEAEVELAKYRLPAPSNRIPFNK, encoded by the exons atgttaCGTTTACATTTAAACGACTTGTTAAAACAG aaacaaaatttgatattattaagGTATTTAAGCTCACAAGCAAAGAGTAAATCACAAGTAAAGAGTAAATCATCGAAGATTAACCCAAATATTGTAGGACTCAGTGAGAAATGTTGTAAAATTCCAAATACAC CTGTTGGACCTCGTGCTGCTAAAGATAAAGAATACAAAAATCCAGAGTATTTTTGTTATCATATAGACACTTTCGGAGAAGCAGAAGTAGAATTAGCAAAATATAGATTACCAGCTCCTTCTAATAGAATACCTTTCAATAAATAG
- the LOC139993931 gene encoding farnesyl pyrophosphate synthase-like isoform X4 → MAIWPDIVRDLTDAARHPDIPDVTKWLVKVLQYNVPCGGKNRALTVVEAYRSLSPPDQITVENLRLIRILGWCIELLQAFFLMIDDIQDHSEMRRNQPCWYLYNDIGLTAINDALMLEMSIYQLLKKHFKTKECYVDLLEQFLSVSLKTEMGQCLDLLSTNFGKKPNLHLFTMDRYNSIVKYKTGYYTFMLPATVAMSFVGIKDPEMYRQAKTILLEMGHLFQVKDDYLDCYGSIEDIGKSGTDIAEGKCTWLIVVALQRATPEQKKIFEECYGQSDVEKVNRVKQLYQELGISNTYAIYEEETYNLLHTHIQQISRGLPHDFFLKLLNRACRKIGRKD, encoded by the exons ATGGCAATATGGCCCGATATCGTACGTGATCTCACAGATGCTGCTCGTCATCCCGATATACCAGATGTTACCAAATGGCTAGTGAAg gTATTGCAATACAATGTTCCATGTGGAGGGAAGAATAGAGCGTTAACGGTTGTAGAAGCATACAGATCATTAAGTCCTCCCGATCAAATAACGGTAGAAAATCTTCGTTTAATTCGGATACTGGGCTGGTGCATAGAATTg TTGCAAGCGTTCTTCCTGATGATAGATGATATTCAAGATCACTCAGAAATGCGACGAAATCAACCGTGCTGGTATTTATACAATGACATTGGATTAACGGCTATTAACGACGCTTTAATGCTGGAAATGTCTATATATCAACTCCTTAAGAAACATTTTaagacaaaagaatgttatgtagATCTCTTAGAACAATTTCTATCC gtTTCTTTAAAAACGGAAATGGGTCAATGTCTAGATTTATTATCAACAAATTTTGGAAAGAAACCGAATCTACATCTATTTACTATGGATAGATATAAttctattgtaaaatataaaacaggtTACTATACGTTTATGTTACCAGCCACTGTTGCTATGAGTTTT gTTGGTATAAAAGATCCCGAAATGTATAGGCAAGCAAAAACAATTTTGTTAGAAATGGGACATCTTTTTCAAGTAAAAGATGATTATTTAGATTGTTATGGTAGTATAGAAGACATTGGAAAATCTGGTACAGATATAGCAGAGGGAAAATGTACATGGCTTATTGTTGTAGCTTTACAACGTGCTACACCAGagcaaaagaaaatttttgag GAATGTTATGGGCAATCTGATGTAGAAAAAGTAAATCGTGTAAAACAACTCTATCAGGAGCTTGGTATATCAAATACTTATGCTATTTACGAAGAAGAAACATATAACTTActacatacacatatacaacAAATATCTCGTGGACTTCCAcatgatttctttttaaagttaCTTAACAGAGCATGTCGTAAAATAGGCCGAAAGGActaa
- the LOC139993931 gene encoding farnesyl pyrophosphate synthase-like isoform X3, translating into MSNNVDARAYSAIPNTSFISIKDESRELMAIWPDIVRDLTDAARHPDIPDVTKWLVKVLQYNVPCGGKNRALTVVEAYRSLSPPDQITVENLRLIRILGWCIELLQAFFLMIDDIQDHSEMRRNQPCWYLYNDIGLTAINDALMLEMSIYQLLKKHFKTKECYVDLLEQFLSVSLKTEMGQCLDLLSTNFGKKPNLHLFTMDRYNSIVKYKTGYYTFMLPATVAMSFVGIKDPEMYRQAKTILLEMGHLFQVKDDYLDCYGSIEDIGKSGTDIAEGKCTWLIVVALQRATPEQKKIFEECYGQSDVEKVNRVKQLYQELGISNTYAIYEEETYNLLHTHIQQISRGLPHDFFLKLLNRACRKIGRKD; encoded by the exons AT GTCCAACAATGTCGATGCACGAGCATATTCTGCGATTCCGAATACATCATTTATATCGATTAAGGATGAAAGTCGTGAATTAATGGCAATATGGCCCGATATCGTACGTGATCTCACAGATGCTGCTCGTCATCCCGATATACCAGATGTTACCAAATGGCTAGTGAAg gTATTGCAATACAATGTTCCATGTGGAGGGAAGAATAGAGCGTTAACGGTTGTAGAAGCATACAGATCATTAAGTCCTCCCGATCAAATAACGGTAGAAAATCTTCGTTTAATTCGGATACTGGGCTGGTGCATAGAATTg TTGCAAGCGTTCTTCCTGATGATAGATGATATTCAAGATCACTCAGAAATGCGACGAAATCAACCGTGCTGGTATTTATACAATGACATTGGATTAACGGCTATTAACGACGCTTTAATGCTGGAAATGTCTATATATCAACTCCTTAAGAAACATTTTaagacaaaagaatgttatgtagATCTCTTAGAACAATTTCTATCC gtTTCTTTAAAAACGGAAATGGGTCAATGTCTAGATTTATTATCAACAAATTTTGGAAAGAAACCGAATCTACATCTATTTACTATGGATAGATATAAttctattgtaaaatataaaacaggtTACTATACGTTTATGTTACCAGCCACTGTTGCTATGAGTTTT gTTGGTATAAAAGATCCCGAAATGTATAGGCAAGCAAAAACAATTTTGTTAGAAATGGGACATCTTTTTCAAGTAAAAGATGATTATTTAGATTGTTATGGTAGTATAGAAGACATTGGAAAATCTGGTACAGATATAGCAGAGGGAAAATGTACATGGCTTATTGTTGTAGCTTTACAACGTGCTACACCAGagcaaaagaaaatttttgag GAATGTTATGGGCAATCTGATGTAGAAAAAGTAAATCGTGTAAAACAACTCTATCAGGAGCTTGGTATATCAAATACTTATGCTATTTACGAAGAAGAAACATATAACTTActacatacacatatacaacAAATATCTCGTGGACTTCCAcatgatttctttttaaagttaCTTAACAGAGCATGTCGTAAAATAGGCCGAAAGGActaa
- the LOC139993931 gene encoding farnesyl pyrophosphate synthase-like isoform X1, with amino-acid sequence MSSIIPKHIALSLFKRNISQNFVNVISIRNNPLWCIYKKSNIRYFYYNTNISSLEYFRSNNVDARAYSAIPNTSFISIKDESRELMAIWPDIVRDLTDAARHPDIPDVTKWLVKVLQYNVPCGGKNRALTVVEAYRSLSPPDQITVENLRLIRILGWCIELLQAFFLMIDDIQDHSEMRRNQPCWYLYNDIGLTAINDALMLEMSIYQLLKKHFKTKECYVDLLEQFLSVSLKTEMGQCLDLLSTNFGKKPNLHLFTMDRYNSIVKYKTGYYTFMLPATVAMSFVGIKDPEMYRQAKTILLEMGHLFQVKDDYLDCYGSIEDIGKSGTDIAEGKCTWLIVVALQRATPEQKKIFEECYGQSDVEKVNRVKQLYQELGISNTYAIYEEETYNLLHTHIQQISRGLPHDFFLKLLNRACRKIGRKD; translated from the exons ATGTCTTCTATTATACCGAAACATATCGCTCTGTCATTGTTTAAGCgtaatatttcacaaaattttgTTAACGTAATAAGTATAAGAAACAATCCTTTATggtgtatatataaaaaatcaaacatacgatacttttattataatacaaatatatccTCTTTGGAATACTTTAG GTCCAACAATGTCGATGCACGAGCATATTCTGCGATTCCGAATACATCATTTATATCGATTAAGGATGAAAGTCGTGAATTAATGGCAATATGGCCCGATATCGTACGTGATCTCACAGATGCTGCTCGTCATCCCGATATACCAGATGTTACCAAATGGCTAGTGAAg gTATTGCAATACAATGTTCCATGTGGAGGGAAGAATAGAGCGTTAACGGTTGTAGAAGCATACAGATCATTAAGTCCTCCCGATCAAATAACGGTAGAAAATCTTCGTTTAATTCGGATACTGGGCTGGTGCATAGAATTg TTGCAAGCGTTCTTCCTGATGATAGATGATATTCAAGATCACTCAGAAATGCGACGAAATCAACCGTGCTGGTATTTATACAATGACATTGGATTAACGGCTATTAACGACGCTTTAATGCTGGAAATGTCTATATATCAACTCCTTAAGAAACATTTTaagacaaaagaatgttatgtagATCTCTTAGAACAATTTCTATCC gtTTCTTTAAAAACGGAAATGGGTCAATGTCTAGATTTATTATCAACAAATTTTGGAAAGAAACCGAATCTACATCTATTTACTATGGATAGATATAAttctattgtaaaatataaaacaggtTACTATACGTTTATGTTACCAGCCACTGTTGCTATGAGTTTT gTTGGTATAAAAGATCCCGAAATGTATAGGCAAGCAAAAACAATTTTGTTAGAAATGGGACATCTTTTTCAAGTAAAAGATGATTATTTAGATTGTTATGGTAGTATAGAAGACATTGGAAAATCTGGTACAGATATAGCAGAGGGAAAATGTACATGGCTTATTGTTGTAGCTTTACAACGTGCTACACCAGagcaaaagaaaatttttgag GAATGTTATGGGCAATCTGATGTAGAAAAAGTAAATCGTGTAAAACAACTCTATCAGGAGCTTGGTATATCAAATACTTATGCTATTTACGAAGAAGAAACATATAACTTActacatacacatatacaacAAATATCTCGTGGACTTCCAcatgatttctttttaaagttaCTTAACAGAGCATGTCGTAAAATAGGCCGAAAGGActaa
- the LOC139993937 gene encoding probable RNA-binding protein CG14230 has product MAILKCEVNEEIKMDKISASEKKRVESLKHKKQIFRAKELAVQNALKNLDNNSNKNKIIFDDNDYINKIEQPKIEEKGKKRRLDLFDDDDYDRNDDESVLDNSKFEINKHFTGEFLRSNIILGNDERFKLDKRFIENDKESNKDITKDTKGDDETDLQKEKELQLDLLENILGVPISSKKKDTNKDVKFPKKGMIRYDPTENGHKEYEINIEKSEKETKKVKKKKNKNNTDNLIENAPVEVSKDIYFSVSDSLSKSLKEGGSFSLLKTFGKETTDEKNDSSNILNMEPLKPPKIQLGFDSKNPFKYDSSDEEHDSKEEYTNKKEHTNNVIVDTNKFFFDSNDVRFSEAENFFSKEHVSEDKFKELRQEVKQIVRSKIRKNMKKKQPWGYKKKVKKSS; this is encoded by the exons ATGGCTATTTTAAAATGCGAAGTTaatgaagaaataaagatgGATAAAATTAGTGCATCAGAAAAGAAACGAGTAGAATCATTAAAACATAAGAAGCAAATTTTCAGAGCTAAAGAATTGGCAGTACAAAATGCACTGAAGAATTTG gataataattcaaataaaaataaaataatatttgatgatAATGattatatcaataaaataGAGCAAcctaaaatcgaagaaaaaggaaagaaaagaagactTGATTTGTTTGATGATGATGACTATGATAGAAATGATGATGAGTCGGTACTGGATAAtagtaaatttgaaattaacaaACATTTTACAGGGGAg TTTCTTAgaagtaatattattttggGGAATGATGAACGGTTTAAACTTGACAAGCGTTTCATAGAGAATGATAAAGAATCTAATAAAGACATTACTAAAGACACAAAAGGTGATGATGAAACTGATTtacagaaagaaaaggaattaCAATTAgatcttttagaaaatattttaggaGTACCAATTAgttcaaaaaagaaagatacaaaTAAGGATGTAAAATTTCCAAA gAAAGGAATGATTAGATATGATCCTACAGAAAATGGTCATaaagaatatgaaattaatatagaaaaatctgaaaaagaaaccaaaaaagttaagaagaagaagaataagaaTAATACAGATAACTTGATTGAAAATGCACCTGTGGAAGTGtcgaaagatatatatttttctgtgtCAGACTCACTATCAAAAAGCTTGAAAGAAGGAGGGTCATTCAGTCTATTAAAAACATTTGGGAAAGAAACAACTGATgaaaaaa ACGATAgcagtaatattttaaatatggaaCCATTAAAGCCTCCAAAGATTCAATTAGGTTTTGACTCAAAGAATCCATTTAAATACGATTCTTCTGATGAAGAACATGATAGTAAGgaagaatatacaaataaaaaagaacataCAAATAATGTGATAGTAGACACAAATAAGTTTTTCTTTGATAGTAATGATGTTCGTTTTAGTG aggcagaaaattttttttcgaaaGAACACGTGTCAGAAGATAAGTTTAAAGAGCTTAGGCAAGAAGTAAAACAAATTGTGCGttcgaaaattcgaaaaaatatgaaaaagaagCAACCTTGGGgatacaaaaaaaaagttaaaaaatcatcttaa